The Cucumis melo cultivar AY chromosome 6, USDA_Cmelo_AY_1.0, whole genome shotgun sequence genome includes a region encoding these proteins:
- the LOC103483893 gene encoding dirigent protein 11-like, producing the protein MAVSGLLTFTNFLLLSILALYFSNGFPNLFNPQPNQTNLVVYVHDYFTGEDASAITVGGRKGPESSVLEFGTVIVVDDPVTEGPKIESREIGRAQGMYINSQSDGKGLYMVFSLIFSGGEFGGSSLEIQGSDLFTMKEREFGVVSGTGFFRFVKGFGIMQTESMDLVNLRAVIKLNITVKHY; encoded by the coding sequence ATGGCAGTCTCCGGTCTCCTCACCTTCACAAACTTCCTCCTCCTCTCCATCCTCGCTCTCTACTTCTCCAATGGCTTCCCAAACCTCTTCAATCCCCAGCCGAACCAGACAAACCTCGTAGTCTACGTGCACGACTATTTCACCGGAGAAGACGCATCCGCGATCACTGTCGGCGGGAGAAAAGGACCGGAATCGAGCGTTCTGGAGTTCGGAACCGTAATTGTGGTCGACGATCCGGTGACGGAAGGGCCGAAGATCGAGTCTCGAGAGATCGGGAGGGCACAGGGTATGTATATAAACTCCCAATCGGACGGGAAAGGGCTGTATATGGTGTTCTCGTTGATTTTTAGCGGCGGCGAGTTCGGAGGGAGTAGCTTGGAGATTCAAGGCTCCGATTTGTTCACTATGAAGGAGAGGGAATTTGGGGTGGTTTCGGGAACCGGTTTTTTCCGGTTCGTTAAGGGGTTTGGAATTATGCAAACCGAAAGTATGGATTTGGTTAATTTGAGAGCTGTCATTAAGCTTAATATTACAGTTAAGCACTactga
- the LOC103483895 gene encoding phytochrome B, which yields MVSSNRATHSHQQQAQSSNTNTSNLRSHRTDSISKAIAQYTVDARLHAVFEQSGESGKSFDYSQSIRTSTQSVPEQQITAYLSKIQRGGHIQPFGCMIAIEEASFRVIAYSENARELLGLTPQSVPSLEKPEILTIGTDVRNLFTSNSAILLEKAFGAREITLLNPVWIHSKNSGKPFYAILHRIDVGIVIDLEPARTEDPALSIAGAVQSQKLAVRAISQLQALPGGDIKLLCDTVVESVRELTGYDRVMVYKFHEDEHGEVVAESKRPDLEPYIGLHYPSTDIPQASRFLFKQNRVRMIVDCHASPVRVIQDAGLMQHLCLVGSTLRAPHGCHAQYMANMGSIASLAMAVVINGNDDEAIGGRNSTRLWGLVVCHHTSARCIPFPLRYACEFLMQAFGLQLNMELQLASQMSEKHVLRTQTLLCDMLLRDSPAGIVTQSPSIMDLVKCDGAALYYQGKYYPLGVTPTEAQIKDIVEWLLAFHGDSTGLSTDSLADAGYPGAALLGDAVCGMAVAYITKKDFLFWFRSHTAKEIKWGGAKHHPEDKDDGQRMHPRSSFKAFLEVVKSRSLPWENAEMDAIHSLQLILRDSFKDDVAINSKAVVHPHLGDLDLQGIDELSSVAREMVRLIETATAPIFAVDADGRINGWNAKIAELTGLAVEEAMGKSLVRDLVYKESEETVDKLVSRALKGEEDKNVELKLRTFGPEEDQRTPFFVVVNACSSRDYTDNIVGVCFVGQDVTCQKVFMDKFVSIQGDYKAIIHSPNPLIPPIFASDDNTCCSEWNTAMEKLTGWSREDIIGKMLVGEVFGSCCRLKGPDALTKFMIVLHSAIGGQDNEKYPFSFYDKKGKYVQALLTANKRMNMEGQIVGAFCFLQIASPELQQTLRMQRQQEKNRFARMKELAYICQEVKSPLSGIRFTNSLLEATDLSEDQKQFLETSVACEKQMLKIIEDMDLECIDDGTMELEKGEFLLGSVINAVVSQVMILLRERNLQLIRDIPEEVKTMAVYGDQVRIQQVLADFLLNMVRYAPSPEGWVEIRVCPLLKQNSEGITLAHTEFRIVCPGEGLPPELVQDMFHSGRWVTQEGLGLSMCRKILKLMNGEVQYIRESERCYFLITLELPLTERGLNDIG from the exons ATGGTTTCTAGTAATCGAGCAACTCATTCTCATCAACAACAAGCACAGTCTTCGAACACGAATACGAGCAATTTGCGATCTCATCGTACAGATTCCATCAGCAAAGCTATAGCGCAGTACACAGTCGATGCTCGTCTCCACGCGGTGTTCGAGCAGTCAGGTGAGTCTGGAAAATCTTTTGACTACTCACAATCTATAAGAACTTCGACTCAATCTGTGCCGGAGCAGCAAATTACTGCTTATTTGTCGAAGATTCAAAGGGGTGGTCATATCCAGCCCTTTGGATGTATGATAGCTATAGAAGAGGCTAGTTTTCGAGTTATTGCATACAGTGAAAACGCTAGGGAATTGCTTGGTCTGACGCCTCAATCAGTGCCAAGTCTTGAAAAGCCTGAGATCCTTACAATTGGGACTGATGTACGCAACTTGTTCACTTCCAATAGTGCAATTCTACTAGAGAAGGCGTTTGGGGCTCGAGAAATCACTTTGTTGAACCCAGTTTGGATTCATTCCAAGAATTCTGGGAAGCCCTTTTATGCAATTTTGCATAGGATTGATGTGGGAATTGTGATTGATTTGGAGCCTGCAAGAACGGAGGATCCTGCCCTTTCTATTGCTGGAGCAGTACAATCGCAGAAGCTTGCGGTACGTGCAATTTCTCAGTTACAAGCACTCCCTGGTGGAGATATTAAACTGTTGTGTGATACTGTGGTTGAGAGTGTTAGGGAGCTTACTGGATATGATAGAGTTATGGTGTATAAGTTTCATGAGGATGAGCATGGTGAGGTTGTAGCTGAAAGTAAGAGGCCTGACTTAGAGCCATACATTGGATTGCATTATCCTTCTACTGATATTCCTCAGGCATCAAGGTTTTTGTTTAAGCAGAACCGCGTTAGGATGATTGTTGATTGCCATGCCTCTCCAGTTCGTGTAATTCAGGATGCAGGGCTTATGCAACATCTCTGCTTGGTGGGTTCAACTCTTCGTGCTCCCCATGGCTGCCATGCCCAGTATATGGCCAATATGGGCTCTATTGCTTCGTTAGCAATGGCAGTTGTAATCAATGGTAATGATGATGAAGCTATTGGTGGACGAAACTCAACAAGGCTTTGGGGTTTGGTTGTGTGCCACCATACTTCTGCTCGGTGCATTCCGTTCCCGCTCCGGTATGCGTGTGAGTTTCTAATGCAAGCCTTTGGGCTTCAACTGAATATGGAATTGCAGTTGGCCTCACAGATGTCTGAAAAACATGTTTTGAGGACTCAAACTCTCTTGTGTGACATGCTTCTTCGTGATTCCCCAGCTGGCATTGTTACTCAGAGTCCAAGCATCATGGACCTAGTAAAGTGTGATGGGGCAGCTCTTTACTATCAAGGGAAATATTACCCTCTGGGTGTGACGCCAACTGAGGCCCAAATAAAGGATATTGTGGAATGGTTGTTGGCTTTCCATGGAGATTCAACTGGTTTAAGTACAGATAGCTTGGCTGATGCTGGATATCCAGGAGCAGCCTTGCTGGGTGATGCAGTTTGTGGAATGGCTGTTGCTTACATCACAAAAAAGGATTTTCTATTTTGGTTCCGATCTCATACAGCAAAAGAGATCAAATGGGGTGGTGCAAAGCATCATCCGGAGGATAAGGATGATGGTCAAAGAATGCATCCACGTTCTTCATTCAAGGCATTCTTGGAAGTGGTAAAATCCCGTAGTTTACCATGGGAGAATGCAGAAATGGATGCAATTCACTCATTGCAGCTTATTCTACGAGACTCATTTAAGGATGATGTGGCAATCAATTCAAAGGCAGTTGTGCACCCTCATCTAGGGGATCTTGACTTGCAGGGGATTGATGAGCTCAGCTCGGTTGCAAGAGAAATGGTCAGGTTGATTGAAACTGCAACTGCACCTATCTTTGCTGTAGATGCTGATGGTCGTATCAATGGATGGAATGCTAAGATAGCAGAGTTGACTGGGCTTGCGGTTGAGGAGGCTATGGGGAAATCCTTAGTTCGTGATCTTGTGTACAAAGAGTCTGAAGAAACAGTTGACAAACTTGTTTCCCGGGCTTTAAAAG GTGAAGAAGATAAAAATGTAGAGTTAAAATTGAGGACATTTGGGCCAGAAGAAGATCAAAGGACGCCATTTTTTGTTGTTGTAAATGCTTGCTCTAGCAGGGACTACACTGATAATATAGTTGGCGTTTGTTTTGTTGGTCAAGATGTTACCTGCCAAAAAGTGTTCATGGACAAATTTGTAAGCATACAAGGTGATTATAAAGCAATTATTCATAGCCCAAATCCTCTTATCCCTCCAATATTTGCTTCAGACGACAATACATGTTGCTCGGAATGGAATACTGCCATGGAAAAGCTCACTGGATGGTCCAGAGAGGACATAATTGGAAAAATGCTGGTAGGAGAGGTTTTCGGAAGTTGTTGTCGACTGAAGGGTCCAGATGCATTGACCAAATTTATGATTGTCCTGCACAGTGCAATTGGAGGGCAGGACAATGAAAAAtaccccttttctttttatgacAAAAAGGGGAAATATGTGCAAGCTCTCTTAACAGCAAATAAGAGGATGAATATGGAGGGTCAGATTGTTGGAGCTTTCTGCTTCTTACAGATAGCAAGTCCTGAATTGCAACAAACTCTTAGAATGCAGAGGCAACAGGAGAAGAACCGGTTTGCAAGGATGAAAGAGCTGGCTTACATTTGCCAGGAAGTGAAGAGTCCTTTGAGTGGTATACGCTTTACTAACTCACTTTTGGAGGCTACAGATTTGAGTGAAGATCAAAAGCAGTTCCTTGAGACCAGTGTTGCTTGTGAAAAACAAATGCTAAAGATTATTGAGGATATGGACTTGGAATGTATTGATGATGG TACGATGGAGCTTGAGAAGGGGGAGTTCTTATTGGGAAGTGTTATCAATGCTGTTGTTAGTCAAGTGATGATATTACTCAGAGAAAGAAACTTACAACTGATTCGTGATATACCAGAAGAAGTAAAGACCATGGCTGTCTATGGTGATCAAGTGAGGATTCAACAGGTCTTAGCCGATTTCTTGTTGAATATGGTCCGTTATGCTCCCTCTCCGGAAGGCTGGGTAGAAATACGTGTCTGTCCATTACTGAAGCAAAACTCAGAAGGAATTACTCTTGCACACACTGAATTCAG GATTGTATGCCCTGGGGAAGGTCTAcctcctgagttagttcaggaCATGTTTCATAGTGGCAGATGGGTGACTCAAGAAGGATTAGGCTTGAGCATGTGCAGAAAGATTCTGAAGCTCATGAATGGTGAAGTACAATACATCAGAGAGTCCGAAAGATGCTATTTCTTGATTACTCTCGAACTCCCCTTGACAGAGAGAGGCCTAAACGACATTGGTTAG
- the LOC127149989 gene encoding glycine-rich cell wall structural protein-like, which translates to MAKLTFRNGALALVVALLVVGLAESRKLEKETLGGGLGGGGGFGGGGGLGGGGGLGGGAGGGGGLGGGGGLGGGGGLGGGAGGGGGLGGGAGGGGGLGGGGGGGLGGGTGGGFGGGKGGGFGGGVGGGAGGGGGAGGGFGGGKGGGFGGGAGGGAGGGAGGGFGGGKGGGFGGGAGGGAGGGAGGGFGGGKGGGFGGGAGGGAGGGFGGGAGGGGGSGGGFGGGKGGGFGGGVGGGGGAGGGFGGGHGGGAGGGFGGGKGGGFGVGAGGGFGGGAGGGGGFGGGRV; encoded by the coding sequence ATGGCCAAACTTACATTTAGGAATGGAGCATTGGCTCTTGTTGTGGCATTGTTGGTTGTGGGATTAGCTGAAAGCCGAAAGTTGGAGAAGGAGACGCTTGGTGGAGGTTTAGGAGGCGGAGGTGGGTTTGGAGGTGGAGGTGGTTTAGGTGGGGGTGGTGGATTAGGAGGCGGAGCGGGAGGAGGAGGTGGTTTAGGTGGGGGTGGTGGATTAGGAGGCGGAGGTGGTTTAGGAGGCGGAGCGGGAGGAGGAGGTGGTTTAGGAGGCGGAGCTGGAGGAGGAGGTGGGTTAGGAGGCGGAGGTGGAGGTGGATTAGGAGGCGGAACTGGCGGAGGATTTGGAGGTGGTAAGGGAGGTGGATTTGGAGGCGGAGTAGGAGGTGGAgctggtggtggtggtggagcCGGAGGTGGATTTGGAGGTGGTAAGGGAGGTGGATTTGGAGGCGGAGCTGGAGGTGGAGCTGGTGGAGGAGCAGGAGGTGGATTTGGTGGTGGTAAAGGAGGTGGATTTGGAGGCGGAGCTGGCGGTGGAGCTGGTGGGGGAGCAGGAGGTGGATTTGGAGGTGGTAAGGGAGGTGGATTTGGAGGTGGAGCCGGTGGAGGAGCAGGAGGTGGATTTGGAGGCGGAgctggtggtggtggtggaTCTGGTGGTGGATTTGGAGGTGGTAAGGGAGGTGGGTTTGGAGGAGGAGTAGGAGGTGGTGGTGGAGCAGGAGGTGGATTTGGAGGTGGCCATGGAGGCGGAGCAGGAGGCGGTTTTGGAGGAGGCAAAGGAGGTGGATTCGGAGTCGGAGCTGGTGGTGGTTTTGGAGGTGGAGCAGGTGGAGGAGGAGGCTTTGGTGGTGGCAGAGTCTAA